GAGCAGGGTCCTCCCTCTATAAATAACGCTTCACTCGAGCTCGAAAGAGAAAGGGGGAGTGTTTGAGTGAGTGAGATGATTGAGGTTCTCCCATGGCGAAACTTCGCAAGCCGAAGAACGAAGATCCCAAGCGAGATAACTCAAGCGCCCTAGTTCACCACCAAAAGCTCTGCCTATCCATCAACATCCACAAGCGCCTTCTCTACGGGTCCGGCTTCCTCCCACCTTTCTACATGCACTGGTTGTAAATTACTCCCTCCGaacctaattataagctaacattgagatcTATGtggtgtcactaaatataagctaactatgcaaacgttaattttttttttcatatttgtccttgcatttattgttttttcaattccaaaaatttgaaattgaaactcaCTTTTACTCTCTTTCCTCCTAGTACTACCCACTTAAATAGGGGTAAATATAGAAGATTGTATGTTTTTTAAagaaccaatgcatcaattaagactttcttaataagcgtgaTTTTGATCGTGGGGGTGCATCAATTAAGACTTGGAAGTTGTAGTGCCGGAGATTGAGATCGTGGGGTTGCACGCTGAGAATTTAGGGATTGAACTATTGGAGGTGTTTGGGTTGATGGTGAGCCAACGGAGTTCGAGTACTACCCACATTAACACCAACATGATATTGTCATGTCGTATGAGATGATCATATTTCGTTAACCCCAGGTTAAATAAAATGAGTCAAGAAAACCGTACTCAAACCATCCTACATTTTTCATGGTTCTAATCCATGCAGACTACATGTGTCGCGGGTCAATGTACAGGCCCAACCCCATATACCCAGCCAAGGGCTAGGGGGACTCAGGTGGGTAGATGACATGGTCGGCTCCCATTTTCTAGCATTTGTTTTAAAATTGTAATGTGAATCATGTTATAGGGTTAGTCCATCATTTGTttcaatttataatttatgtataTCGTAATTTCTCATTGTCATCATATTTCAATTTGACCGATAGTTGCACTTTTTTCTCGTTTTATCGTACTATTTTTTATGCAAATTGGAAAGAAACTGCACTAAGACATATTTTGATACGAAAAGTGAAGTTATACATTATCACTAATTTGATGCACATAATTGTTTTTATAAGTTAACTTTATTTTGTAATTTTCATGTTTAATTTTGGTCCCCTCAAACTTGAACTTAGTATCAGTAGCAGCACTCATAAAATGTTTTCTTTCATTCCTCCTTTATAATAAAACCAAACAGTGGAAAATAGTATATTCTGTCATTTTTATTTCCTTGACATTTCTGCGGAAGCAAACAGAGTAATAGTGGGCGCTCGAAAAGGAGAAATACTGTTAATATAATAATGTCAGTATGACCAGTCCAGTGAAGTGtaaatttataattatataCGAAGGGAGGAGGATATCTAgattctagagagagagagatactGTGAAGACTGTGATAAAGTAAAAAACTTTTGTGTGGCTTTGGATTCTTCTGCCAATTCGTGCTGTGCTCACCAGCAAGCTTTACTTGGACTTGCTTATGGGAGCCGGAGTGGAGGGAGCTGCATCATAAAATCATTACTCACtcacactcactcactcactgcAAATCCCTTTTTGGCTTTCTGAGATGGTGGAGCTCCGAAGGCTGCTGTTGATGCTGTTCATCATCACCACTACTTGCTTTCTTCATTGGATGCCCAATGGTGTCACTGCCACAGATCCAAATGATGGTCAGTGTCTTCTTTCACTTCACTCTCCTTTTCATTTCTCCCTGACTCTGTGCTTGGATATATTGCATTTTGCTACTTGTTGTACAAACCAAAACAAACACTTTTTCActttatttgtttttcattCATCTGCTATCAACACTTGTGGTACTGTTTTTTCAGATTGCTCGCTTTCTCTCTTACTTTGCATGCCAATGATCCTAACAAATAAGTGATCTTTTCTCTTTCCTGTTTGAGCTTTATGTTCCTTGAACTTGGTTGTCGGTTCTTTCTATTTTGGGACTGGCTACCTTCCCTTACATCATTTTGTTGGGATATCTTCTGCTAAATGctaagtgtgtgtttgtgtttgaGTTCAATCCAATTAGCACACGTTCCAAAGCATCATTCACACATAACTGCTGAACGTGAAAGGAGTCTTTTTGGTCAGTTCAGATGAAGCAACTTTCAGTTTGAGTCCATCTAAAATACAAACATAACctaataaaatattatcttcTTATATCAGAATGTCTCAAAATCTTCAGTCTCTTACTTGACCCTGCATTATTCATTGTTGATGGCACTCAAAATGGGCAGGCCTTATCTACCTCCTCTTCCCCAAAGGgactaaataataatattaacaaAACACTAGACTGGTGTAATTGACATTTTGGGGTAGTTGTGAGCCCTCTATACTGCAGGCCGCAGCTTCTTGCCTGGACTTTGATACCATCCTTTATAGTAGCTCTTAGTACGACCTTGCATTATGAGACTGAATACTTTTGCATCAGTAACTTGGAGATGTGCTGATTTGCGCTTAATTCCAGAGTTCGAGTCAAGGTTGTTCATGGACTCCTCTAATATCATAACTTAAACATTTTGAGCCCATATTTCAAATACAGGATTTGAATTATTTCATCGGAAGTGATTAAAATAAGCCAACTAATTGTAAATCATGAAAATGACATCTTAAAGGCTGGCTGTAACTTACAGCCTATAAGATGCCTGTTGCTATCTATTTTAGGTGTGAATATTCTTGAAGGCTTAAATAagtcttttttactttttttgtaTCAAATGATTCATATCTTATATAATCATGTACACATCCTTATCTTATATTGTCCATACCCTTGAATCCTCAACCAACAATCTTCTATGCTTTTGTGACACGTTTAAAATGAGATGTTTGCTTGGTGAAtatctgatgaagatgaagttgaatgaATTTATAATTATGGGGTGCTTCGATACTTTTAGTACCAGGACTGGTAGGTGATATAATTGTGAAtggtttttcattttttctttatgTTCCCTTGTAATCAGTAATATCATTTCTCACCCAAAAAATTCATAATCTTCTATTCATACAACTTCCACCCAAGACATAGTATACTATTTTTTAGATTCCTCGGTGAAAATTgggtttctttttttcttttttcacacCTCTTGATGCTTATAAATGCATAATTCTTATACTCAGTAACATGGATGACCAATAATCTAATCTTCAAGGGAACATTTTTCTGAATTTGTATTCAAGGTTAGGCATCAATCTTTCACTTCTTATTGAAGAATAATCTCTATCTTGAAATATGTAAAATGGATGATGGTGAGACCCTAATCTATTAATAAATTTCTGTTCCCTGACCCCGTGCATACAGGAGCTTTGTGCACTGGGCTGCCCTTTATCCTTCTCTTGGTTtgctaaatataattttttctgCATTTGATACAGTTGCTGCTGTAAAGGCTATTTTTCAAAGCATGAACTCACCATCCCAGCTAGGTTGGCCTGCTAATGGTGATGATCCATGTGGACAGTCTTGGAAAGGCATTACATGTTCAGGAAACCGTGTTACAGAGATGTACATCTCTGCCCTTCACTTTATATCACTTGATCACAATAACTGTTGATGCTGGTTTCTGATTAATATTGATTTGTTACTTATCAGTAAGTTATCTAATCTTGGACTAACTGGAACATTGGCTTACGGATTACAAGCATTGACATCTGTGACCAGCCTGTAAGATTATTTGTCTGATTCATCACATATTCAGTTTTCTATGCATTGTTACTATTGTTATAACCTTGTAAATTATTGCAGAGACATGAGTGGCAACAATCTTATAGGAAACATACCATACCAACTTCCTCCAAATGTTCAGCGCTTGTATGTTTATATTATGCGGTTGTTCACTCTTATGTTTATTCTACTGATGATATTGTGATTTTTACCATCCCTTTTTCATTGTATGCAGAAATCTTGCTTATAATAACATAACCGGAACAGTCCCTTACTCTATTTCTAACTTGACCTCTCTTACGCACTTGTATGTAACTCATCTTCTCGACAAATTATTTTAGTTGTACCTACCTACCACTTCGACAAGAAAATGTAGTAATTTCCTTTTAATTGTTTCTGAGAATGTAGGAATCTTAGTCACAATCAGCTCCTGCAAGGACTGAGTGTCGACTTTTACAATCTTTCCACTCTCTCCAAACTGTGAGTTCCTCCTACCCTTCAACTGCATAAAAAAGTAGTACAGATGGCTGTCAAGTTATTGTTACTTTAACATGTTGATCCTTTCCATCTTCTGTATGTTTTAATATTGTTTTTGTGGATTTGCTACATTTGGTTTGTGTAGTGTAATAATTTAACAATATTGCTTCTGATTACATGCCAAGACATTTTGCATGTTAAAATGGTCCATATACATAGGCTATTGCTCTATATCTCATTTCATATGGTTTTGGTCCTTTCAAAATTTGCATACTCTTTGCAACTGAGGTTACTTTTCAGTTTTGGTAATAGCTCAGGAAGAAATGGGTTGCTTTTTTCCTGTTTCAGGGATCTCTCTTTTAATTCTCTGACTGGTGACCTCCCTCAGACTCTGAGCTCGCTTTCAGCAATAACCACCATGTAGATATCCAAATTCTTGTATGTTTTGTGTTAATACTTTACATTTTATTGATTGTATTCTAAGTTTACTTGTTTACATTTACGCAGGTATCTGCAAAACAACCAGTTTACAGGCACTATTAATGTCCTTGCTTATCTGCCTCTGGATAGTCTGTGCGTCTCTGTTGTATCATATAACATAGCTGGAATATCCTTTCCTATATTTCCATAATGAAGAACTTAAACCCAGTTGTATTTGTTTTCTGAAATTCTTCTCAGGAATGTGGAAAACAATCATTTTACAGGATGGATACCGGAAAATTTGAAAAACATAGACCTACGGTAAGCATTGCCATTATCAGTGATTTGGTAGCTAGGAATCGGATTTTGACCAGGAATTTCTGCAAGATTTAACAATGGTACAAATCTAATGACAGGACTGGTGGTAATGCTTGGAGCTCAGGACCTGCACCCCCACCTCCACCTGGGACACCTCCAGCACCTAAAAGCAATAGACACCACAAATCGGGTGGTGGAAGAACCATTGTCCAAGATGCTGGTAGTGGCACAGTTGATGAGGGCAAAAAGTCTGGAATAGGAGGTGGTGGCATAGCTGGAATCGTGGTCTCCATCGTTTTTGTTGGGGCAATAGTAGCATTCTTTCTAGTGAAGAGAAAATCCAAGAAGTCGTCTTCAGATTTAGAAAAGCTGGGCAGTCAGTCCTTGGCTTCTCTTCCTTCAAATGAAGTGCATGGTCTGCATCTTCatactatttaatttttttttcatgacgAGGTCATAGTCATACTAATAGTTCATTTTTTGACACTAAATAATTATATATGCAGAAGCCACCTAATCCATTGGTTGTTCTTTTACTTGATTCTGCTTTCGATAATGAGATTTGCAATTCCATCTATCATTTAGGCGGACAACACAACCCCATTTTTACGCTTTTCTGGTTCAGTAGCTAGTCACCCTATACATATAGCTAGCTATATTTTCCCTTCGTGTCACTTCTGTCAGTGTATAGTTGTTCTGTAACACAAGATAATAGCAGTTAATTTAACTCTATTTTCAAAGAAGAGATGCATGCTTGACACCATGGCAGATGTGGTTTTAAGACAGAAATCTTTTGTGTTTGTCAAACTTTTAAACATGACTGGCCTGTCTTTTCTACTTGTTGGCCTGTCCTTTACTCATTAGTGATCTTGCTTTTCAACTTTTGTTATCCAAATTAACATATTAATATATGTCATGATGATGTAGGGAATTCTCTGCAAACTTCCTCCGTGACTGGCATGAAGACATTTGATACTTCTGCTTCAATAACTCTTAAACCCCCACCCATTGATCGTAATAAATCGTTTGATGACAATGAATTCTCTAAGAAGCCCACTATTGTGAAGAAGACTATTACACCTCCAACAGATGTGCAATCATATTCTATAGCTGATCTGCAGATTGCTACTGGCAGCTTCAGTGTGGATCATCTCGTTGGTGAGGGGTCTTTTGGGCGTGTATATCGTGCTCAATTTGATGATGGGAAGGTATTTCTTAGCTGTTTCTCCTGCAGTTCCACTGTTTGATTCCAGTGGCAATGATTATTAGTATCTCCAGAATAGTGTATTTACTGTGTATGTCAATGCATGCGTTTATAATATCATATAAGGTGTTGTTAGTTTCAGTGTCTCTCTAGTCACTTCATTTCCAGCATTCTCTCCcgtaagggggggggggggggtatagTATCTAGAAAATCCATGTATAGATAGACATCGCAATTATAGCCAATGTCCTAATAAATACCATGAATTTTTCTACAGAGGACCAAGCCTTGAATCTCATGTGCTTAAAAGTTATTAATGGTTTTgactttatttttgtttttaaaaatgctGTAGGTTCTTGCAGTGAAGAAAATAGATGCGTCTGTCCTTCCCAATGAATTTTCAGACGATTTTACAGAAATAGTGTCAAACATCTCCAATTTACATCATCCAAATGTTACAGAGCTTGCAGGTTATTGCTCAGAGTATGGACAACACCTCTTAGTCTACGAGTTTCATAAAATTGGTTCGCTGCATGACTTCCTTCACCTCTCAGATGAAGATAGTAAACCATTGATATGGAATTCCCGTGTCAAGATAGCTTTGGGGACTGCACGTGCTTTAGAGTGAGTTAGTTGCGGACTAAAGGAATTAGAACATACTGATATTGCAATTGTATCCATGGGGAATTTTTGCATTGTTGCGTAATCAATTATTTCAATCGTAAAAATCTAC
This is a stretch of genomic DNA from Lotus japonicus ecotype B-129 chromosome 1, LjGifu_v1.2. It encodes these proteins:
- the LOC130731459 gene encoding protein STRUBBELIG-RECEPTOR FAMILY 6-like isoform X1, which encodes MVELRRLLLMLFIITTTCFLHWMPNGVTATDPNDVAAVKAIFQSMNSPSQLGWPANGDDPCGQSWKGITCSGNRVTEIKLSNLGLTGTLAYGLQALTSVTSLDMSGNNLIGNIPYQLPPNVQRLNLAYNNITGTVPYSISNLTSLTHLNLSHNQLLQGLSVDFYNLSTLSKLDLSFNSLTGDLPQTLSSLSAITTMYLQNNQFTGTINVLAYLPLDSLNVENNHFTGWIPENLKNIDLRTGGNAWSSGPAPPPPPGTPPAPKSNRHHKSGGGRTIVQDAGSGTVDEGKKSGIGGGGIAGIVVSIVFVGAIVAFFLVKRKSKKSSSDLEKLGSQSLASLPSNEVHGNSLQTSSVTGMKTFDTSASITLKPPPIDRNKSFDDNEFSKKPTIVKKTITPPTDVQSYSIADLQIATGSFSVDHLVGEGSFGRVYRAQFDDGKVLAVKKIDASVLPNEFSDDFTEIVSNISNLHHPNVTELAGYCSEYGQHLLVYEFHKIGSLHDFLHLSDEDSKPLIWNSRVKIALGTARALEYLHEVCSPSVVHKNIKSANILLDTELNPHLSDSGLASYIPNADQILNQNVGSGYDAPEVSLSGQYTLKSDVYSFGVVMLELLSGRKPFDSSRPRPEQSLVRWATPQLHDIDALAKMVDPALKGLYPVKSLSRFADVIALCVQLEPEFRPPMSEVVQALVRLVQRANMSRRTTFGSDHGSQRGSDDPAIRDI
- the LOC130731459 gene encoding protein STRUBBELIG-RECEPTOR FAMILY 6-like isoform X2, which translates into the protein MNSPSQLGWPANGDDPCGQSWKGITCSGNRVTEIKLSNLGLTGTLAYGLQALTSVTSLDMSGNNLIGNIPYQLPPNVQRLNLAYNNITGTVPYSISNLTSLTHLNLSHNQLLQGLSVDFYNLSTLSKLDLSFNSLTGDLPQTLSSLSAITTMYLQNNQFTGTINVLAYLPLDSLNVENNHFTGWIPENLKNIDLRTGGNAWSSGPAPPPPPGTPPAPKSNRHHKSGGGRTIVQDAGSGTVDEGKKSGIGGGGIAGIVVSIVFVGAIVAFFLVKRKSKKSSSDLEKLGSQSLASLPSNEVHGNSLQTSSVTGMKTFDTSASITLKPPPIDRNKSFDDNEFSKKPTIVKKTITPPTDVQSYSIADLQIATGSFSVDHLVGEGSFGRVYRAQFDDGKVLAVKKIDASVLPNEFSDDFTEIVSNISNLHHPNVTELAGYCSEYGQHLLVYEFHKIGSLHDFLHLSDEDSKPLIWNSRVKIALGTARALEYLHEVCSPSVVHKNIKSANILLDTELNPHLSDSGLASYIPNADQILNQNVGSGYDAPEVSLSGQYTLKSDVYSFGVVMLELLSGRKPFDSSRPRPEQSLVRWATPQLHDIDALAKMVDPALKGLYPVKSLSRFADVIALCVQLEPEFRPPMSEVVQALVRLVQRANMSRRTTFGSDHGSQRGSDDPAIRDI